The following is a genomic window from Elaeis guineensis isolate ETL-2024a chromosome 10, EG11, whole genome shotgun sequence.
TTGCTCTCCATtacatcattttttttcaaattaaggtTTTAATTTCAAAAGAAACAACAATCTAGATTCCCTTGCAGCAACCATGAAAATTTAAAGAGATTCTTGTTTCTCTTCTAAACCAGTGATGCTCGAAAAAAGGCTGAGGGGTTCCTTCAAACAGAATAACCACAGCCAGTCATACCAAATAATATAACATGTTCACCTCAGTGAACATTAAACTACAAGCATAAGACTCCATTAAGGGAGACACCAAAAAACAGAAAAACAGggaaatttttctttttcatactAAAGAAACATTAGATTTTGTAAGTAAAAGATCACATCAAACCTTATTATATGCAAGTGCAATTGATACTGCTCCCCTCATTAGACCAGCCCACCATATTATGACCTGTGGATTGAAATTTTAGAAGTTGTTCTCACATTTGACTTAATAGATATACAATAATTTAAGTCCCAAAGACTCACTTGCTGCTTAAAGGTGATTTTCTCATTGGGAGACTTCTTACTCAAGTTGGAAAGAAAAGATAGCGGGAAAACAAAAGCTGCTCTTCCAATCAATACCATACCTAGCAGAATCGAGCTCACAGCAACTGATTTTCCAGGGCTGCATGGCAGGATAAATATTAGAAGCTACCAAagcaatcaaattaataaccaggGAACAACTTATATGCCCAACATATATAAAGTTCACTGTTTGAGTCAGTCTAATAGTAAATACGGACATCTTGTTTTCAACACTATAATCTAGTTACAGCCCATGGTCTTTTCTAATTTTCTTGATATATGTGACTGCATAaaaagtgagatgtaagggtgctACCAACTGCAGATTTATCTTGAACTTTTCCTTCCATTCCCTAGTACTAGAATGGTTCCATTGAGCTTACCCCATTACAtagtaatattaatataatattatgatagacCCATCATGTGTTTCAGTGAGAGGCTAgcggtaaaatatttttatttataattcctCAAAGCCAGTTATTAAGATTTCAAgtctgaaattcaaaattcattggaaaaaaaaaaaaaactaagaatagCAGAAATTTTATTGCTATTTTTGTAATCCCAattgcccatcaatttatcatCCTATTTAGAGTTGGGCATCCACTAAAGCCTTCATAGTTGATAGTGTTGGGAAGCAggtatgccctaaaagccaattgcATATTAAAAATCATATCTTGAGATATTACATAAGGATCTCTTCTATTCACAGTCATAAACAGCTAGAAATTGTTTCACACATTGGTCTTTGGGGTGGAAAAGACCATGAGTGTCCCTTATGGGTAGAATGATCAAGTAGACGGTTGTGTATTCCATGGGAAGAATTGGATCATTCTACACTTCAAGATGGTTCACAGCTGTGGATGATGTTGGGCATCATACTCATATGCTTACCATTATGTGCAGTGTCCAATAATAATTAGAGTGGCTATTTTTTCACAATCATCATCATAGTTGATCTTGAACTGATACATGAGTGAGCTTCACACTGAACCGTCAATGGGATAATGCAACATCTCTTGGAAACCACCGTCGAAGATGACATTCTCGTATACACAATATGAAAGTGATCCCCTGACTTGAGGGCACGACTACCTACTGTGATTTTAGTTCAACAAATTAAAGGCCAAATCTGTGTATTAATTATGGTACCCCAGATTTATCCTTGGAGCACACTGGTTTACCGTGCTGTGTCATGAGTGGGGGATCAGGATTGTCCAACAAGAAATCTGACTATGATATTTTATCCACATTAAACAGAGACATTGTCAGACACAGAATCCTGATACCAAGCTATGATTTGATCGAATCATTttcatattaaataaaatatttattttgaataaaaccaaaaatattttattcgaaCATGGTTTTGCATGCATATCGGTTTTCAGTTGTCGGTCATAATCCAAGATTCTGATGGGCCATGAAGTTAATTAGCTATGTATTTGAAACTGCATATATTCTCTGAATGATTAATCAAGGATAAAGGAAAGCGGAGGAACTGAATTGCAAGAGTAAATGCTATGCATGAAGAGAGACTTCTCTATCCATTCTACTAGGGACTAGCACGATCATACATAGTTATATATAAGGAGGCTAGCCCACCTTGCTACATTGTTACCGTGGCACACATGTCAAGTAAGATAAGACATGATAGATTAGAAAACCCAATTGACCTTTGAACCCATACTTGTTCGTCTTCTTAGCCTTTCACTAAATCTCTCAAGTTTTCAGACTGGGGTTAAATAGGATTGCACAGATAGATTAGAATTGGCATAGGTATTGGTTCAAGTAGGCCAACAAACCCAATTGGCTGTGATTATGGGTTAGGGCTAATCACAGGCCTAGGGCTTCACTAAGTGGTCGGTCCATTGGGGCTTCCCTAGGTTCCGCCCACTTATCTAGGGTTTTCTCTCGAGTGGTGTCCATCCTATTATAAATAGGAGGTGCATGTGGAGCTTTAGGATATGTGTTAAGGCTTCTCATGTTGAGATCTCAAGAAAGAGATCTCACCATAGCCGCCTACAAGAAAGATAATAGAGAGAAGGAAGACTGAAGGAAGAAAGACAAGAAGATTCAAGTAATTCTTGGAGGGCCTGTTGAGTGTTGACTGTTGAGTACTCTGTGTAGTGCCTAAAGAAGTCTTCATCCATTTACTTCTATCTTGTAATGCTCCAACATCTTCTTGTAGGTAGTAGTCTATGATCTAGTACATGTAACTATCATTCTTGGTGATTTATCTAAAGATCCACTTCAAATATTCCATTGCACCATGATGTCGGACTACACAAGCATCCTTCAGAAAGTATTGCATTGCTGTTTGATTTCAGCAAGCTAAATCACTGTTTAAAAAGGAAAACTCAGGAATCAAAAACTTGCTTGTCCCAATATCCTTTTGGATATCAGATTTCAGATTTCCTGCATCAACCAATGCGGCATTTTTTTTATAGCTATATCTAATGGCAATTCAGAAGCTTAATCATGCCCTAGATAGTGCTTGATATCATGGCTCAAGTTTACTAGTTTGTTGATGTTGTGATCTTCTAATTACTGTTTGTAGCCAAATGACACACTTATACAGAATCCTTTATAGCTTCATGAAAGAACACACTTTCAACATCCAATGGATGCTTGTCCCATTATCTATTCTACAACAAATGACTAAAAATTCTTGTTTAAGCCAGGCATCATTTGCAGGGTCTTTGAATGAACATATTTCTAATATAGAATCTACTCCTCTTGCTCTACctcaatctaaatttttatctctATGCTTTCATCAGTTTAAAACTTAAGCATATATGCTTATCTACAGCTCACTAGTGTCGTCCTATTGAAATGTGCCACTGTTTCCCATTCCATATTTTTTAGCAAGGTTTACACCTCCATAACTTTCCACTAATTTGGACGAATTTAATCCTTCTATGGTCTAATTGATAACGAATGAAAAGTGTAGTGAAAGAATAAAATAATGTTAAAAGAGAGctgcatgaaaaaaaaatatatttgttagAGTGCGAGGTACGATTATCTTGCATTTCTTAAAACAATAGGGAGCCTAAAAGCATGGATATCAGATTCATGGTAGACCACTTGGTCTGAGAGTGATTGAGGTTCTACAATACTTATTCGTTCATCATGGCCTCAATTCTTGTTTGTCCACAACCAACAGAATTTCTTTCATAACAATTGATTCCAGAAAATTCAACCTAAGAAAGATGTATAGGGGCAAGAAGTAAATGCAGAATCAAACTTCTGAAGATGGAGCTATTGAATAACTGGCAACCTTGCTACTGAACTCACCCAGAAATCAATCTTCTGCAGTGGTAGGGCAGAACCTTATGGGTTGAATTCATGAAATAAAAAACATTATAAAAAGTAGTTGGTTACAACATCATATCCCTTTTATGCACAACACATGCTGCACAAGACTGCAGGCTCTATAGTCTATAATTTGCTGTTCTATAAACATCAAAGCAAAGGTCTGCTGCCATCCTATGCCGTCCCATCCCTACTATATCATATCAGTCAGGTGCTAGTATGCTATTGAGTTTCAATTCTGCATACGACTCAAACCAGTCTGTAAGGATTCAGGTCTCAGCGGGACATTCCATGGAACACCTGTAAGGGGTACCATCCCATGCGTTGAGATAGGACCATCCCGCTATCATCCCAGCATCCCAATCGGGCGGTCTTGGGATATCTCTTATCCCAAGTGTCAACATGGGGCAGAACGGTGGCACGTCCCATTTCATGAGAAAACTGGGACAGCCCAATCCCacaagatttaaaaccttgctagTCTATAATGGTCCGAACCGACTGAAACCACTTCTATCCGGTACCAACCCATCCTGCCCAATTTCGAGTGGTACCATGGTTGGAAGTGAGAAAAAGTATTGGAAGCCTATCTCAATATCAGGGTGTCTACTATACTGCACTGACCATACCATACCAAAATGGTGACATACCTGTATGGTTCATGGAAGTGGTTTTGGGGACCTTAGTTGCAGCTGTTTGGAAAAGCAAACAGAGCCAAAAGCATATGAGAGAAAGAACTTTGATTAGGGGCTAAAAAAGGACCCATTATGTCCCGCATCATTATATTTCAATGCAGCCATGTAGGCTATATCAACCCACCCACCAGAACATATATTGGTAATATCATGTTTTCTTTAAGTGTATGGTTGCATTTCTAATTAAAATAGGGAACGAAATAGATCAAACTTGAATTTTTTaggtgattcttgaagacaagatGCTATAAAGTACTTGACTATAAACCTAAGGTTCCAAGATGTCTCTGATAGATTAAGAAGTTGGACCTTTTAACCTAATATATAGAAAACGACAGCTTTGGCCCTGATGGTAATCATGAGATGCATGCAAAACATTAACTCAATGTCGCTTCATGATAAAATGACATCAATGATGCAATGTCTTGCATGCGTGCTTTTGTGCGATTAATTAATATGATTTACATTCACGAAGTTCTATGTTTGAAAACTAAAGACTGATAATGTTTTTTCATCAGAAACCAAAAGGGCCATACAAGCCAGCCTTAAGTAGCATTTGATATCATAGGGATGAAATATGAACAAATGAACAGTGCCAATGCAATCATGTATTGAGACCTCACTTATAGCATACTGAGATCTCTTTCTTATTCTGATCATATAAAAAATCTTAGAGCAATTCAAAGAAACTACAGTATTCTGCTCACGAAGTTTCCGAGCCCACAAACATTCATCTAGGAATGCAACGTATCCCATACCTGTTACTGGCCAGCTTCCACTTTTCAATGTCTAATGCATCCATGCCAacataaagaaagagaaaaatctcAGCAATAAATGATAATGTTGCAAAGGCATGCCTGCAACAGTAAGCAAGCAAAAAGTGAtatagtaatatcatagtatgaaCGGCGAGAGAAAAAACAGGTGAAACATGAGAAACAATAGTTTATACAGCGAGGAGCTATTAAGAAATTGCATACTTGGTGGTAACTCTAGAACTTTCTGTCACATTATGCCAAGTATAGTGAGACATTACTATTCCACAGAAGAACACTGTGAGAATACCACTTAAATCTAATAGCTGCAACAAGAAAGAAGCTGTCAGTGACATTTGAACTTGGTTAATGAAATATGAAGCATCATGGAGACAAGGGAAAGACAGACTATTTTCAAATATGTTTGTTGATTTAAAGAAGAACTCACTTCTGCCAGCATATAGGAAAGGTAAGCCATAAGTATCATAAGTGCAACTTCACGATCAGTAGAATGCCTGTATTAAATGGAAACATAAGCAATGAGATCTTTAGCAGAAAACAGGTAAACTTGATTTTACTCGTGAATCGTGATAATATCACATCATGCTGCtacattataaaataatatcaataacTATGAAAGAGTCAAAGCAATTATCAGTGTTCTATTTAAAGTATGGAAaacataagaaaagaaaaaactgcAGCACAAATCCAGTTCTTTCAGTACTCCTATGCTAATAAAGTTTTACCACTGCTAACCATAACCATAGCCATCCAGCCTTATGCCAACTATTTGAGGTTAGCTTTATGGTAACTACAGTGCAAAAGAAGACAATAAGACGAGTTTAGGTTTCTGGTATCTCCAACCTGCCAAAATACAACTTTTTGATGAGATAAGCACTAAACAATCCAGCCTGCAGAAGAAAGAGAACAAATATCAGCCAAAAATAGAACTGTGCCCATTTGGAAAAGGACCCAGAAAAGTTGCAAATTGGAGggcaaatattttttatgaatacgCACTACATCACAGAAGCATAAGAAACTTACAAATGCTCCAAGCAAGGTGCTGGTAAAGAATAGATAAAAGAAGTTTGCAACAAACTTCAGAACAGTAACAGCATCAGCATGTCCTGGATCAAAGTTCTGGATTGCTTTAAAGAGCACTATTGAAGTGGCATCATTTACAACACCTTCACCAAAAACCAGGCTATAAAGTAAAGGCGTCTCATCCTGACTGAGCACCTGTTTTTCAAGTACACAATTTCCCAATATGGTGAACTATTGTCTCTTGAACCTGGCCtataacacaaattttagatgttCAGAACCTGCAAGGTGCAAACAGAATCTGTTGCAGAAAAGATTGCCCCAATTGCTGCAAATATATAAATAGAAGGAAGTTTGAGAGCTCAGGAAACAAGTGAAAGCAAAAAAGAGCATAAGAattgaggtaaaaatatagaatcAAAGAGTGTGCAATAAGAAAGCTTACCAAGATAATCTCCAGTTTCCAGATCACCTATAtccatttttttaattattcctaTTGCACCTGCACAGTATATAAAGGTCGAGAAATAAATGTAATGCATCATATAGAAAAACATGGAGTAAAAAGTAGAAGAGCACATGCTCTCAGGGCAAATCGGCAGTTTCTATACTTTTTCTCTTCCTGAGAGATTCCCTAATCTTTAAAAATATTCCTCTTAGAATCAGGCCTTCTTGAGATTCCGGAACAACACCTCCAGTATCACACTAGTTAGAGTCTCCACTCTGGAAACCTCTTAAAATGCTACTCTTAGAAGAGGCTCAATATCATGCTTCAGTATATTGTTTAATTACTCACATGGATCAGAATAATGTGATAATATATAGGGAAAATGCAATTTCTGTGTGACTTCCTATAGATTAATAGTTACCGTTTAAATCTTTTGCATATTGTCCACACTAACTACAAAATTATCAATTAAACTAGTAATATATTACTCCCATGATGAGATTTATAAGAGGCTCCAAACTGTTCCCTTCTATCCTTTATCGTTCCACTCATAGCACTTCTGTAATGTCTTAGCAATATCACAATGTGAAAAGTTTTGCAATGGTCGAGAAAAGGTTTAGTTTGCTTCTCACTGTGAAAATAAACCCAAGGAAGCAGAAAGGCCAGAGCACaataatttatgcatgcatattcaGCAAGCAGAGGCAATGGAGCACCAGCAATGAGCAAGAAAATTTAAATCAAGTGACAGAGCAGAAAAAAGTAAAACATACTTGGTTGGAAAATAATTATACATGCAAAAGCCACCATCTCCTAGCGGTGCAGCAGggttaaatttttatcactaaaaaatATGGACCCACATTCAGCTAAAAGTTAGCATTAATCACTCCCAAATGCAAACTTTCTTACTTTTCGTTAATTAGATAAATTCAGATTTTCATACTGGACTATTTTCAGAGGATATGTTTGCCAGCAGAAATGCAgttaggaaaaaaaaaggaagatagaGATATGATGAACTTTGAAAATTTACACcaatatttcaattttcaaattcttTGACATCCTCTGAATTTTCAAATCCCATGCCTATTTTAAGATTTAAAAGGTTTGAAAACTTTTGACGCAATCTGATTGTTTCTGCCCACATCAGTCCTCTGGTAAAATTCTTGATATCATACATTATTTAGCCTCCTAACTAAATGCTTAAGAAATCCATCAACAAAACTAATTTCAACCAGTGTCTGCTTAACAACTAGATGCTCAATGAGCTGTGTCTGAATTTTCTTGAACTCAGAACTGCAGCGTGCATGTATTCAAAAAAGCTATCTAATCAATTCAGAATATGCCCccataagaagataataaactaCATGTGCAATCCTAAGGTTTCTGTGCAGACAGCAATGTCAACAAAACACAATTTCCTATAAATATGATACGTGCCAATTTACAATTTCATGGCATAACAGCTTATCCAATTGCATGTATGCTGAAATTCCTTTCCTTAGAACATTTATAGTGCAACTAAATACAAAAGATCGAGAACTTGCCAAGTGAAATAATAGTAAAGGATATCAGTGTTCCAACTGCACCAAACAGCATAATTGTCATGAAGTTGCGGAAGAACCGTTTCTTTTTGACTTGAAACCTGGTGCAGAAGAAAATTGGTCAGAATTTTTACATGCACTTAAAGTGATCGCTTATTGTCAACATCCAAAACTTCCAGTTTTAACCAGATCTGCATAACCAACAGGTGCAAAAATAATGCACAGccaaatttaaaagaataaagcAGAAAGTGCACTTAATATGTTTTCCGGAATTTAGGTAATATGAAACTTTGATGGGATGGTTCAAATGAAGTGCAAGTTGAGTCCCTTGTACCAGGTTCTCAATAGATCAaggttatttaaattttaaacatttCCGCATGAAGTTGGGTGATTCAAAATATGCCATTATGTTGAAACCCAAGATTGCACATTTGGGGATTTTGTTATGAAATGAACTTTAAGCTAGTACATGCAGACTAATTGCCATGTTAGGAGAGAGGAATAGGCTTACAGAATGTTAATTTCTGAGCTTAGTTTTGCAGTAAGTGATGGACTTTAATCATATTGTTAGTAGATG
Proteins encoded in this region:
- the LOC105059945 gene encoding sodium/hydrogen exchanger 1, which translates into the protein MAMDLGSVMIKMGVLSASDDSDHMSVVSINLFVALLCACIVIGHLLEENRWMNESITALFIGLCTGVIILLTTKGRSPHLLVFSEELFFIYLLPPIIFNAGFQVKKKRFFRNFMTIMLFGAVGTLISFTIISLGAIGIIKKMDIGDLETGDYLAIGAIFSATDSVCTLQVLSQDETPLLYSLVFGEGVVNDATSIVLFKAIQNFDPGHADAVTVLKFVANFFYLFFTSTLLGAFAGLFSAYLIKKLYFGRHSTDREVALMILMAYLSYMLAELLDLSGILTVFFCGIVMSHYTWHNVTESSRVTTKHAFATLSFIAEIFLFLYVGMDALDIEKWKLASNSPGKSVAVSSILLGMVLIGRAAFVFPLSFLSNLSKKSPNEKITFKQQVIIWWAGLMRGAVSIALAYNKFARTGHTILRGNAIMITSTITIVLFSTVVFGLMTKPLIRFLMPPSAKHLSRDLSMSSEPPSPKSFLSPLLGNGQGSEVETGQNVPRPTSLRMLLTAPTRSVHHYWRKFDDAVMRPVFGGRGFVPFFPGSPAERSVHALQ